The Plasmodium yoelii strain 17X genome assembly, chromosome: 14 DNA segment aaacctttaacatattataaatttgtacattttttttttttatatttattaattaaaaataagttTCTACCAAATTCGTAAATATACGAAATGTATGAATTAACGAATAAAtggtaaatatataatatagatttAGTGTTTTGGTATAAATTTTATCTGTTTATAtcaatagaaaaaaaaatagtaaagagcaaataaaaattgcaatacaaaataatgtataatttttaaaaataaataattcaaaacATGTTTATTTCTATAACATCATATTTGTGATATTATTTCGTACAAGtacttatatattattgcaGAAAATAGTAATTagatgtattattttttttttttttcaattagtgatattttttaattatccTTAGATTTACGTTTAATATCTTTTCTTTGTTGTTGtctattttttcttctttctTCTGATTTAGCTTTTCTTAGAGTTTTATATGCTAAGTAAGATTTATCTATTTTCGAAACATCTATTGATTCATAGAATGGTTTAACATTAGATCCCTTCTTAAATATACTACGTAATTGTTTTGTTTCTTTATGTTGTTCTATAACTTCTTTAGTGGCATCAGCGGGTATACCTCCAATACCATTCTTTggtttatctttttttaatgGAATCATAACTAAACTATTTAAGTATTTTTGTAATCTTTCAGCATTTCTTTTTAATGATTCTTCACATCTATTTTTTCGTCTTTTGTCAACAACTATACCTATGCTTCTGGCTGCACTGGGTGTTAAATTTACCGCCTAAAAATGGGTTATTAAatagatgataaaaaatgtgttattaaatagatgataaaaaatgaaggAAATATGGTAGAAACAAATTAAAGAGAAAATATGTCCATTCAGTTTGTTTAGTTTACTTTTATTTCGTCAAGACTAAATCCTTTTCCTAATCTGATTTTAAAATTGTATCTTTGGGTAGGGCAATGAACTAATGGATGTAATTTTTCAATAGGTGTAGATCCATTTtcttttcttcttttttctcTCAAtaatcttcttttttttctttttatatttttgttaaagtCGACTCTAACATATCTTTGCCACCATTTATGAAGGTGAACATTTGGTAATACATTATTATGTGACACCATTTTGAATAATTAAAAGTATTGATATATGGTGAATAACCGgagctaaaaaaaaaaaaaaaaaaaaaaaaatatatgtatatattacttGTTAAATAGGTCAAAAAttaagttatatatatatgcatacatatatggTACAACTCTGTatatgatatttattttcttaatTAATGGTAAATAATATGTAAAACTGCTATTCCAAGCTTTTATATTCAAACtgttatatatgcataattaacaaatttgtatataattaataaaatatagctTCTATCCAAGCAGCTACATTAATAAGCTTGTATTTATACATTCGTTATGTAGTATGTATGTATAGGAAGCGTGTATTGATTCGTATCTGCTTTTTAGATATTTCCATAAagcatttttaatataaaataataattattactatcctttttaattaaaacttTTTTTAATGGAACATTTTACGCATTTCTCTTAGTCAATAAAAATCATACACGAGCaaatgaattatatatacaaaatattatgtatgtatatttatatgtatatatatatatgtatatttttatatattgacattttttattttcatttttccacttttttaTAAGAACTTACCTTTTAGATATAAAACTTGTTTGATTAGCTTcgtataatataattttaaatataaaaaaaattaaaatatgataaaaaaaatataatcatatatttaaatatttttaatcataCAATTGATATTTGCAACATATAcctttttatataatgtaGTATATTATATGCACAGGTtttaattatgtatatattccTAAGAAATAtcttaaataattttgtatatatattataatattattatatatatatatatatatatatatatatatatatatgttagaTCTTTAAGTATATacttttttgtatataattcattatattgcctttttttttcaagtgATAAAAGGGggcataataaatatttaggAAGCGCAATAgctttaaaatatttgtaaaaaaaaattaaattattatatagcctttttattattcctttATGCTGAAtatttggaaaaaataaaaaaaaataaaaaaacaataaattaCTTCattatgtatgcatataatatatatataggttACAAATATCcttctattttttatttttaccgGCAATTGGAAAAATccattaataattttgtttaaatCTCACgcgcatatatataatatatgtatgtatattacacttgtatatatatatataacattttatgcatatttttatttcctatCATTTCCTTTAAGAGTTAATAattaagcaaaaaaaaaaaaataataataaggGCAActgcaaataaaaaataccaTCCTTTTGTactttaatttatataaccACATATAtaagtaaatatattaataaaaaattatcataaaaaaatagcaaaataaaaataacaaataaaataaataatatatataattatgcttatttataaataatttataaaaagaatattttaattaaataaaataaaagtttcctaaattttattactttcgaacaataatatatttatggtaaatttacataaaatgaaaaaaaaacaaacaagccaagaatatatatatatatatacttacctatttttaatattagcTTATCATACTAAtatttacttattttattacatataaaataaaaatgtatgtatagatattactatatatgaaaatctttcatgtatatataacttcttaatttttttttttttgtagaaAAATGACAACAAAAGTTAAGAGAGTACTAACCTTCGGAAAAAAGGTATGCTACAactatatacattaaaacCTTTGCATTTGAAAAATGCATACATATGTACATgcatatgcacatatatatatacatatatacatacatacatatatgtatagaaCATATTTATTGCATAAATTTGTATTGGGGATATTGTGTGTTTGTACGATTGTATGGACTGTATAATTATACCCTTTCCCAGTTTTAATAACATCCTAATAACATCCTAATAATGTTATTTgtttgtataatatattatatgggTGTACTGGGGaaaatacaatttattttatcgcatatgtatatgtacatatatatacatacatatcaCAAACATGTGGATGATTACATGTTCAagcttaaaaatataacttgTTTTGGTTCAACATTgatttaattattttcacaCTTTTGATACAaaacatgtatatatgttatttCTTCAATTtgtaattaaataaaatgtacattatttatatataatttttttttttttttttttttttttagaaaacTTCTGTTGCTGTAGCAACTGTCACTAATGGAAAAggattaataaaattgaacggaaaaaatatagatttagTAGAACCCTATATTTTAAGAACAAAAGTTTATGAACCATTATGGTTAATAGGATCAGCCAAATTAAAGAACTTAGATATTCGTGTTCGTGTTAAAGGTGGAGGTCAAACATCTCAAATTTATGCAATCCGACAAGCTATTAGCAAAGgaattatttcatattatcaaaaatatgTAGATGAATcaacaaaaaaagaattaaaagaTACCTTATTAAGATATGATAGAACTTTATTAGTAGGAGATACAAGACGTTGTGAACCCAAAAAATTCGGTGGTAAGGGTGCACGTGCAAGATATCAAAAATCATACagataaattcatattattttatattttttttttaatatcatcataaaaataacctttaaaattatatacgaaatagaaaaaaaaaaaaaaaaaaaaaatatgtcatAAAAAGTCGAGACGAAGATATAATTtaattggaaaaaaataataacgtTTTAGAAActtcatcatattttaaacTTTTATAAGCATGTAACTTTTTAGcttatgcatatttatacGTTTGtgtataatatacatatatacataaatatatttcattgatgtgtatataataataaaaaaaattaaaccttttcaatattaaatacaattttatgttttaataaaaaaatattaaattacgTCTAAATTATAAGTAATTTTATTCTAAatagttaataaaaaatagtcTCAAAAAAATCGGTACCAATCTATAGGTGCATGTTGGAATGTTAAATTATGCTGAGTGAacatttttgaatttttcaGCAAACATAATTATGCATACacacatgcatacatacatgcatacatactTACATACATACTTACATACCCTATGGGGTGAGTTATATAATGTTTACCTTTTCAAGAATTTTACAATTAATTTACGTGATTAATTTTGCAA contains these protein-coding regions:
- a CDS encoding ribosomal protein L13e, whose product is MVSHNNVLPNVHLHKWWQRYVRVDFNKNIKRKKRRLLREKRRKENGSTPIEKLHPLVHCPTQRYNFKIRLGKGFSLDEIKAVNLTPSAARSIGIVVDKRRKNRCEESLKRNAERLQKYLNSLVMIPLKKDKPKNGIGGIPADATKEVIEQHKETKQLRSIFKKGSNVKPFYESIDVSKIDKSYLAYKTLRKAKSEERRKNRQQQRKDIKRKSKDN
- a CDS encoding 40S ribosomal protein S16, putative, encoding MTTKVKRVLTFGKKKTSVAVATVTNGKGLIKLNGKNIDLVEPYILRTKVYEPLWLIGSAKLKNLDIRVRVKGGGQTSQIYAIRQAISKGIISYYQKYVDESTKKELKDTLLRYDRTLLVGDTRRCEPKKFGGKGARARYQKSYR